A portion of the Raphanus sativus cultivar WK10039 unplaced genomic scaffold, ASM80110v3 Scaffold0043, whole genome shotgun sequence genome contains these proteins:
- the LOC108829945 gene encoding replication protein A 70 kDa DNA-binding subunit C-like, producing the protein MAAITNVCDLKPFKSMWKIRVKIIRLWRQYSAAAGLTIEMVLIDSNGVKINASIKKDLVNQFESFVSEGSSKILINFSLTPSCGSYRITIHPYKLGFLSTTRVRCCDALPDELTGFEPANYRDILDGTLNSDYLVDVIGQIVEVTPIEVVSANGKDTKKITVELRNEKDERLPMVLWGNFATDVSEAIERSGDSAIVCVLRFGKIKVWKDERSVSNAYNVSDVELNPYLPEVETFRSLLPKDELSLVVVQPKPLALTNGGGDKTDFFVNTPRKTIAEIIAANEVEKCIVMCTIAAIDSDMGWYYLSCKVCSKKVLKVPNDPIDNGEDDDELGFHYYCVKCKVNNPKLIPRYKLHLAVLDNTGNAKFLLLDNLAVQLLHQPCLELTGPTIEEMQDPADLPLALKDLVGKTYLFKVGIKKENYLYKSGTYKVIKICTNIDMVAEFENLSQPKGGVTTLALENSLISDAPEGSAMLSGGSSQEAEFNALTPAKRPVPSVYNLEEYYDQNSLSKKSCSVRIKTEKSEKSG; encoded by the exons ATGGCTGCAATAACTAACGTTTGtgatttgaaaccattcaaGTCGATGTGGAAGATTAGAGTTAAAATCATACGTTTGTGGAGACAGTACTCTGCTGCTGCTGGTCTGACTATCGAGATGGTTCTAATCGACTCCAAT GGTGTTAAGATCAATGCTTCTATTAAGAAGGATCTGGTGAATCAGTTTGAATCGTTTGTTTCGGAAGGGAGTTCGAAGATTCTCATCAACTTCTCACTCACCCCCTCGTGCGGTTCATACCGAATCACCATACATCCATACAAACTTGGATTTCTCTCCACCACTCGCGTGAGGTGTTGCGATGCTCTGCCTGATGAGCTAACTGGTTTTGAACCAGCCAACTACAGGGACATTCTTGATGGTACACTCAATTCCGACTATTTGGTTG ATGTAATAGGGCAGATTGTGGAGGTGACCCCAATTGAAGTCGTATCGGCTAATGGAAAAGACACAAAGAAAATCACTGTTGAACTTCGGAATGAAAA AGATGAACGTCTTCCGATGGTGCTTTGGGGTAACTTTGCTACTGATGTCAGTGAGGCTATTGAAAGAAGCGGAGACAGTGCAATTGTTTGTGTTTTGCGATTTGGAAAAATTAAAGTTTGGAAAG ACGAGCGTAGTGTGTCAAACGCCTACAACGTTTCAGATGTTGAACTGAATCCATACTTGCCCGAGGTGGAGACATTTCGATCACT GTTGCCGAAGGATGAACTTTCATTGGTTGTTGTTCAACCTAAACCGCTTGCGCTGACAAATGGAGGTGGAGACaaaactgatttttttgttaacactCCAAGGAAAACAATTGCTGAGATAATAGCAGCGAATGAG GTTGAGAAGTGTATTGTTATGTGCACTATAGCTGCTATTGATTCCGACATGGGTTGGTATTATTTGAGTTGCAAAGTGTGTTCGAAGAAGGTATTGAAGGTGCCTAATGATCCTATTGACAatggagaagatgatgatgaacttGGTTTTCACTACTATTGCGTGAAGTGCAAGGTGAACAACCCAAAGTTGATTCCAAG atACAAGTTGCATTTGGCAGTTCTAGATAATACCGGCAATGCAAAATTTCTTCTACTCGACAATCTTGCAGTCCAGTTGCTTCATCAACCTTGCCTAGAGCTAACTGGACCGACTATTGAGGAG ATGCAAGACCCGGCTGATCTTCCTTTGGCACTCAAAGATTTAGTCGGTAAAACCTATCTCTTCAAGGTTGGTATTAAAAAAGAGAATTACCTATACAAGAGTGGCACTTACAAAGTGATTAAGATCTGCACAAACATTGACATGGTTGCCGAGTTCGAGAACTTGAGTCAACCAAAG GGAGGAGTGACTACTTTGGCTTTGGAAAACTCTCTAATTTCAGATGCACCGGAG GGATCCGCAATGTTGTCTGGAGGGTCGTCCCAGGAAGCCGAATTTAACGCACTCACTCCTGCTAAACGCCCAGTACCATCCGTTTACAACTTGGAGGAATACTATGATCAGAATTCTTTGTCAAAGAAATCGTGTTCAGTTCGGATCAAAACAGAGAAGTCTGAGAAAAGTGGCTGA
- the LOC130500837 gene encoding uncharacterized protein LOC130500837, producing the protein MYFTRGYTFHTYEYGRQRATSNYGICVKGETDFYGILTEIIEVEFPGILKLKCVLFKCEWFDPVVNRGVRFNKFGVVDVNGGRRYNKFEPFILASQADQVSYLSYPRMRESGINWLSVIKVTPRGRIISGEEPPLQEEQINEVEEPEQQIDDILLIDPHNHEYEDLTDDGTDEAVEDEFNENDDVSSDDENVSD; encoded by the exons atgtatttcacacgaggctatacttttcacacatatgagtatggtagacagcgggcgaccagtaactatggaatatgtgtgaaaggggaaaccgatttctacggtatcttgacagagattattgaagtggaatttccagggatattgaagctgaaatgcgtcctcttcaaatgtgagtggttcgaccccgtcgtcaacagaggtgttcggtttaacaaattcggtgtagttgatgtcaatggtggacgaag gtacaacaaattcgagcctttcatcttagcttcacaagcagatcaagttagctacctttcataccctcggatgagagaatcgggaataaattggttatccgtgatcaaagttacacctcgaggacgaatcattagtggagaagaaccaccattgcaagaagaacagataaatgaagtcgaggaacctgaacaacaaattgatgacattcttctcattgatccgcataatcatgaatatgaagatcttaccgacgatggcacagacgaagctgttgaagacgagtttaatgaaaatgatgatgtttctagtgatgacgaaaatgtatccgattga
- the LOC108829940 gene encoding uncharacterized protein LOC108829940 encodes MWRQCSARAGESIEMVLVDSSGDKIHASVKHDLLSHFEEILYEDLPLALTGFQPVHFREILDGNLNTAFLVDVIGEIVEVSPLEIVAVNGKDTEKISCVLQNEEDIRLSCVVWGQSAKEVIDAIQLRSEHSVICVLRFGKIRVFKDDRSISNAYKVSHLAFNPEMHEVAAFQAVLPKDSLSLAVVEPKALSIVSMISEKEDFFIHTPRKTISEILQTRNVEICIVMCTIAAIDTDMGWYCLGCRVCATKVLTVPNDTDDAVITILDGGYRYYCTRCKVVNPKLLPRFNLHLVVLDNTSDIKLHLIDSLAFQLLHVPCVELTGKVTSEIQDPGNLPKALTDLVGKTYLFKIVIERDKYLYKHETFRVLNIITQADMINEFHVSYYPTGNQQIVSPSCITVSPLPVGGTMETGSFSNSKISTFLTPAKRAGLPIKDLFSDFDEISETKVAPLLRIKKEENK; translated from the exons ATGTGGAGACAATGCTCTGCTCGGGCTGGAGAGAGCATTGAGATGGTTTTAGTTGATTCGAGT GGTGATAAGATACATGCTTCTGTTAAGCATGATTTGTTGTCTCATTTTGAAGAGATTCTATACGAAG ATTTACCTCTAGCATTGACTGGTTTCCAGCCAGTACATTTTCGTGAAATACTGGATGGTAATCTCAATACAGCCTTTCTGGTTG ATGTTATCGGTGAGATTGTTGAGGTTAGTCCTCTTGAAATTGTTGCCGTGAATGGAAAAGACACTGAAAAGATTTCATGTGTGCTGCAGAATGAAGA AGATATTAGGCTTTCATGTGTTGTCTGGGGACAAAGTGCCAAGGAGGTTATTGATGCAATTCAACTTCGTAGTGAGCATTCTGTTATATGTGTTTTACGATTTGGCAAGATCAGAGTCTTTAAAG ATGATCGAAGTATATCAAATGCGTATAAGGTATCTCATCTAGCCTTCAACCCCGAAATGCATGAAGTTGCAGCGTTCCAGGCAGT gTTGCCTAAAGATTCTTTATCGTTGGCTGTTGTCGAGCCAAAAGCTCTCTCCATTGTTTCTATGATCTCAGAGAAGGAGGATTTTTTTATTCATACTCCACGGAAAACTATCTCGGAGATTTTACAGACCAGAAAT GTGGAGATATGTATTGTTATGTGTACAATAGCTGCAATTGATACCGACATGGGATGGTACTGTTTGGGTTGTCGAGTCTGCGCAACGAAAGTGTTGACTGTACCAAATGACACTGATGATGCTGTCATAACCATACTCGATGGGGGGTACAGATACTACTGTACTCGGTGTAAGGTTGTGAATCCTAAACTTTTGCCAAG GTTCAATTTACATTTGGTTGTACTTGATAACACAAGCGACATCAAACTACATCTAATTGACAGTCTTGCATTCCAGTTGCTCCATGTACCGTGCGTTGAGTTAACTGGTAAAGTTACATCAGAG ATTCAGGATCCTGGTAATTTACCTAAAGCTTTGACTGATTTGGTTGGTAAGACGTATCTGTTTAAGATCGTTATCGAGCGAGATAAATATCTCTACAAGCACGAGACATTCAGGGTTCTGAACATTATAACACAAGCAGACATGATAAATGAGTTTCATGTTAGCTATTATCCTACG GGAAATCAACAAATTGTCAGCCCTTCGTGTATAACCGTTTCACCACTGCCCGTG GGTGGAACGATGGAAACGGGTAGTTTCTCAAACTCAAAGATATCTACTTTTCTAACTCCAGCTAAACGGGCTGGACTCCCGATTAAGGATTTGTTTTCAGACTTTGATGAGATAAGTGAGACAAAAGTTGCACCTTTGCTGAGGATCAAGAAGGAGGAAAATAAATGA